A DNA window from Mesorhizobium sp. C432A contains the following coding sequences:
- a CDS encoding ABC transporter substrate-binding protein produces the protein MTKRNDIDTLRNLSGDIWNVAVDEHQAGFLKRRDLLKYAALIGLTGFAASQGLAGFGTARAAGAGGTVRVGLGQPTKAIDPVSITDPASIGVISQVGEYLILDDPKDGLQPKLALSWEADETASRWTFKLRPGVKFHDGRTVTAKDVVASFERLVDPASGSSALSAYKGILSKGGAKVVDDQTVAFDLDGPNSNFPFYVSSDVYNAVILPADYAGDFEKNFNGTGPFKLESFRPKQGASFVRNPDYWGDKALPDRVEIKFFDDEQAQVLALQAGQLDVIPSTTRLELAIEGNPNFKLLSVQASSHDEVHLRTDQAPFTDKRIRRALALTIDREAVVKGLLKGRAIIGNDTPFAPIFPSADPSVPQRKQDIAEAKRLLGEAGVPNGFPVTLTTERAYDIPDYAVLIQNFAKKAGIDIKLNVLPQDAYYGSAKFGSSPWLDSNLGITDFGHRGTPDIFLNATLKSSGAWNAAHFNNPAYDGLLLEYGKARDLQAQRLAAGKIQTLLLDETPLIISYFSQYSRIVSSKVEGVRFTAISHLLLDRVTFAQA, from the coding sequence ATGACCAAACGCAACGACATCGATACGCTTCGCAATCTGTCCGGCGACATCTGGAACGTCGCCGTCGATGAGCACCAGGCCGGCTTCCTCAAGCGCCGCGATCTGCTGAAATACGCAGCCTTGATCGGCCTCACCGGCTTTGCCGCCTCGCAGGGACTTGCTGGTTTCGGCACGGCGCGCGCTGCCGGCGCCGGCGGCACGGTCCGCGTTGGGCTCGGACAGCCGACCAAGGCGATCGATCCCGTCTCCATCACCGATCCGGCCAGCATCGGCGTCATCAGCCAGGTCGGCGAATATCTCATCCTCGACGATCCCAAGGACGGTCTGCAGCCCAAGCTCGCTCTGTCGTGGGAGGCCGACGAGACCGCCAGCCGCTGGACCTTCAAATTGCGGCCGGGCGTAAAATTCCACGACGGCCGCACCGTCACCGCCAAGGATGTGGTGGCGAGCTTCGAGCGGCTGGTCGATCCGGCCAGCGGTTCGTCCGCTTTGTCGGCCTATAAGGGCATCCTGTCCAAGGGCGGCGCCAAGGTCGTCGACGACCAGACAGTCGCCTTCGATCTCGACGGGCCCAACAGCAACTTCCCCTTCTATGTCTCGTCCGACGTCTACAATGCCGTCATCCTGCCGGCCGACTATGCCGGCGATTTCGAGAAGAATTTCAACGGCACCGGCCCGTTCAAGCTCGAATCCTTCCGCCCCAAGCAGGGCGCCAGCTTCGTGCGCAACCCTGACTATTGGGGCGACAAGGCGCTGCCCGACCGCGTCGAAATCAAGTTCTTCGACGACGAGCAGGCGCAGGTGCTGGCGCTGCAGGCCGGCCAGCTCGACGTCATCCCGAGCACGACCCGGCTGGAATTGGCGATCGAGGGCAATCCCAACTTCAAGCTGCTCAGCGTGCAGGCAAGTTCGCATGACGAGGTGCATCTGAGGACCGACCAGGCGCCGTTCACCGACAAGCGCATCCGCCGCGCCTTGGCGCTCACCATCGACCGCGAGGCGGTGGTCAAGGGCTTGCTCAAGGGCCGCGCCATCATCGGCAACGACACCCCGTTCGCGCCGATCTTCCCCTCGGCCGATCCGTCGGTACCGCAGCGCAAGCAGGACATCGCCGAGGCCAAGCGCCTGCTTGGCGAGGCCGGCGTGCCGAACGGCTTCCCGGTGACGCTGACCACCGAGCGCGCCTATGACATTCCCGATTATGCCGTGCTGATCCAGAATTTTGCCAAGAAGGCCGGCATCGACATCAAGCTCAACGTGCTGCCGCAGGACGCCTATTATGGCTCGGCGAAGTTCGGCTCGTCGCCATGGCTCGATTCCAATCTCGGCATTACCGATTTTGGCCATCGCGGCACGCCCGACATCTTCCTCAACGCGACGCTGAAGAGTTCGGGCGCCTGGAACGCCGCGCATTTCAACAACCCGGCCTATGACGGGCTGCTGCTCGAATACGGCAAGGCCCGCGACCTTCAGGCGCAACGCCTTGCCGCGGGCAAGATCCAGACCTTGCTGCTGGACGAGACGCCGCTGATCATCAGCTACTTCTCGCAATACAGCCGCATCGTCTCGTCGAAGGTCGAGGGCGTCCGCTTCACGGCAATCTCGCATCTGCTGCTCGATCGCGTGACGTTCGCCCAGGCATGA
- a CDS encoding DUF427 domain-containing protein, translated as MTAAPKLQPREATAPQLINVLHSPKRIRVKFAGRTIADSRNVLVLRSNHFLPIYFFPASSVDRSLLEPSEHRQPHPVGGETTYWDLETGSKASPNAAWSLVAPPDESLSPLAGRIAFTWKAVDQWFEEEEEVFVHARDPYARIDVLQSSSHVQIWFDGELIADSHRPVLLFETHLPTRFYLHPDDVRLDRLTASDSTTRCPYKGIASYWSGRRADGSVSPDVAWSYRDPIAEMPKIRGLIAFYPQAVDRIHLDGEPVA; from the coding sequence ATGACCGCAGCGCCAAAACTTCAGCCCCGCGAAGCCACGGCTCCGCAGCTCATCAATGTTCTGCACAGCCCCAAGCGCATTCGGGTCAAATTCGCCGGCCGCACCATCGCCGACAGCCGCAACGTCCTGGTGCTGCGCTCCAACCATTTTCTGCCGATCTATTTCTTCCCGGCCTCCTCGGTGGACCGCTCGCTCTTGGAGCCGTCCGAGCATCGCCAGCCGCATCCAGTCGGCGGCGAAACCACCTATTGGGACCTGGAGACGGGATCGAAAGCTTCTCCCAATGCGGCCTGGTCGCTTGTCGCGCCGCCGGATGAAAGCCTGTCGCCACTGGCCGGCCGCATCGCCTTCACCTGGAAAGCGGTCGACCAATGGTTCGAGGAGGAGGAAGAAGTCTTCGTCCACGCCCGCGATCCATACGCACGCATCGATGTGCTGCAGAGTTCAAGCCACGTCCAGATCTGGTTCGACGGCGAACTGATCGCCGACAGCCATCGCCCGGTGCTTCTGTTCGAAACGCATCTGCCGACGCGTTTCTATTTGCACCCGGACGATGTCAGGCTCGACCGGCTGACCGCTTCGGACAGCACGACGCGCTGTCCCTACAAGGGCATCGCCTCCTACTGGTCGGGCCGGCGCGCCGACGGCTCGGTAAGCCCCGATGTCGCCTGGAGCTACCGCGATCCCATTGCCGAAATGCCCAAGATCAGGGGCCTCATCGCCTTTTACCCGCAAGCCGTCGACCGCATCCATCTCGACGGCGAACCAGTCGCTTAA
- a CDS encoding LLM class flavin-dependent oxidoreductase codes for MARDHMILSAFFFNPQGDHRMSWRHPRAPGREVLDFDFYRDLVQSAERARIDTIFVADHVAIWDSVQSGVAHYANARLEPLTLLSALAGVTRHIGLITTASSSYSEPYNVARMFASLDHISKGRASWNVVTSAMDEEARNFGRDGNIEHAFRYERATEFLDIVKALWDSWEDEALLIDKASGYFADPDKVHAINHKGPHFKVRGPLNVSRPPQGHPLIVQAGSSEDGKNFATAHADAHFAIYSTKEDGTKYRQDIDERLARYGRKPESFKILPGILPIVAASEAEGRERQEYLQSLLPDRVGIDLLSSWSGVDLSVYPPDGPLPPLPDESTFNGGRTSLNRVKEWSKQNLTLREIARKLANSGSVPTVVGTPNQIADQLQDWFEAGAADGFNLMFPLLPEDWVNFAEQVVPELQRRGVFPTEYAPGTLRDRFGLARPANRFAEQRDNVRAVS; via the coding sequence ATGGCACGCGACCACATGATCCTCAGCGCGTTTTTCTTCAATCCGCAGGGCGATCATCGCATGTCGTGGCGCCATCCGCGCGCGCCGGGCCGCGAAGTGCTCGACTTCGACTTCTACCGCGATCTCGTCCAGTCTGCCGAGCGCGCCAGGATCGATACGATCTTCGTCGCCGACCATGTCGCGATCTGGGATTCCGTACAGAGCGGCGTAGCCCATTACGCCAATGCCCGCCTGGAACCGCTGACGCTGTTGTCGGCGCTTGCCGGCGTGACCAGGCATATCGGCCTCATCACCACCGCCTCGAGCTCCTACAGCGAGCCCTACAATGTCGCCCGCATGTTTGCCTCGCTCGACCATATCAGCAAGGGCAGGGCGTCTTGGAATGTGGTGACGTCGGCCATGGACGAGGAGGCCCGCAATTTCGGCCGCGACGGCAATATCGAGCACGCCTTTCGCTATGAGCGCGCCACCGAATTCCTCGATATCGTCAAGGCACTGTGGGACAGCTGGGAAGACGAAGCCCTGCTTATCGACAAGGCATCGGGCTATTTCGCCGATCCCGACAAGGTCCATGCGATCAACCACAAGGGTCCGCACTTCAAGGTGCGCGGACCGCTCAATGTCTCGCGCCCGCCGCAGGGCCATCCGCTGATCGTCCAGGCCGGCTCGTCCGAAGACGGCAAGAATTTCGCTACCGCGCACGCCGATGCGCACTTTGCCATCTACAGCACCAAGGAAGACGGCACCAAATATAGGCAGGACATCGACGAGCGCCTCGCCCGTTATGGCCGCAAGCCCGAGAGCTTCAAGATTCTGCCGGGCATCCTGCCGATCGTCGCAGCTTCCGAAGCGGAGGGACGCGAGCGGCAGGAGTATCTGCAGAGCTTGCTTCCCGATCGGGTCGGCATCGACCTTCTCTCGAGCTGGAGCGGCGTCGATCTCTCCGTATATCCGCCGGACGGCCCGCTGCCGCCGCTGCCGGACGAGAGCACCTTCAATGGCGGCCGCACCTCGCTCAATCGCGTCAAGGAATGGTCGAAGCAGAACCTCACTCTGCGCGAGATCGCTCGCAAGCTCGCCAACAGCGGTTCGGTGCCGACCGTCGTCGGCACGCCCAACCAGATCGCCGATCAGCTGCAGGACTGGTTCGAGGCAGGTGCCGCCGACGGCTTCAACCTGATGTTCCCGCTGCTCCCGGAGGATTGGGTGAATTTTGCCGAGCAGGTCGTGCCGGAACTGCAGCGCCGCGGCGTATTCCCCACCGAATATGCGCCGGGGACGCTGCGTGACCGTTTCGGCCTGGCTCGGCCGGCCAACCGCTTCGCCGAACAGCGCGACAATGTGCGCGCCGTATCCTGA
- a CDS encoding ABC transporter ATP-binding protein: MSSSVLNVEQLTVAYDERRGSHPAVNGVSLTIGEGEALGLVGESGSGKSSVALAILRYLPNNARIAASALEFQGREIRNLSGEQLRRLRGDRIAAVYQHPGAALNPAMTIGRQITETIMRHRPVRQDEARTRAAELLGRVRVSNPERVLDLYPHELSGGMQQRANIAIAIALDPSLLVLDEPTTALDASVQSEIVAILQDLRRDHQTSVLLISHDINMVRRACDRVAVMQSGTVVESGIANDVFENPVHAYTKALIASIPALNFTKRDGRLAEMHTTGPSKPVRSDQPEAARPIAVACKGISHAFGSQAVLHDIDLEIAQGETFGLIGESGSGKSTLARIVTGLQTPDAGSVELFGSTVAPRVEKRSLSERRDVQMVFQSPDRTLNPRQRIGRILGRPLRRLAGFSRSEVKQRVGDLLASVRLAATTVDQKPRSLSGGQRQRAAIARAFAGVPKLVVLDEPTSALDVSVQATVLNLLNDLQRDKDTTYLFISHDLRVVRYMADRIGVLYRGRLVETGSSEQIFRGPNHPYTKLLLAASSDETAPRAPAQLHVAAHDAETSGCSFAARCPVALPDCRKAQPPVRQAGDGHLIACWRDASSL; this comes from the coding sequence ATGTCGTCATCGGTTCTGAACGTCGAGCAGCTCACCGTCGCCTATGATGAACGCCGGGGATCGCATCCGGCCGTCAACGGCGTGTCGCTCACCATCGGCGAAGGCGAAGCGCTCGGCCTTGTCGGCGAGTCCGGCTCGGGCAAAAGCTCGGTGGCACTCGCTATTCTGCGCTATCTGCCGAATAACGCCCGGATCGCCGCGTCGGCGCTCGAGTTCCAGGGCCGCGAGATCCGCAATCTCTCCGGCGAACAGCTGCGCCGGCTAAGGGGCGATCGCATCGCGGCCGTCTACCAGCATCCGGGTGCGGCGCTCAATCCGGCCATGACGATTGGCCGGCAGATCACCGAGACGATCATGCGGCATCGCCCGGTTCGGCAGGACGAAGCACGCACCCGCGCCGCCGAGCTGCTCGGCCGCGTCAGGGTGAGCAATCCGGAGCGGGTGCTCGATCTCTATCCGCACGAATTGTCGGGCGGCATGCAGCAGCGCGCCAACATCGCGATTGCCATTGCGCTCGACCCGTCGCTGCTGGTGCTGGATGAGCCGACGACGGCGCTTGACGCCAGCGTCCAGTCCGAGATCGTCGCCATCCTGCAGGACTTGCGCCGCGATCACCAAACCAGCGTTCTGCTGATCAGCCATGACATCAACATGGTCCGCCGGGCCTGCGATCGGGTGGCCGTGATGCAGTCGGGGACGGTGGTCGAAAGCGGCATCGCCAACGATGTCTTCGAGAACCCTGTTCACGCCTACACCAAGGCGCTGATCGCCTCGATCCCGGCGCTCAACTTCACCAAGCGCGACGGCAGGCTGGCCGAGATGCACACAACCGGCCCGTCGAAGCCTGTCCGCAGCGATCAACCGGAAGCCGCACGTCCGATCGCCGTCGCCTGCAAAGGCATCAGCCACGCCTTCGGCTCCCAGGCCGTCCTGCACGATATCGACCTGGAGATAGCCCAGGGCGAGACGTTCGGGCTGATCGGCGAATCCGGCTCCGGCAAGTCGACATTGGCAAGGATCGTGACTGGCCTCCAGACGCCGGACGCTGGGTCGGTCGAGCTGTTCGGCAGCACTGTCGCGCCGCGCGTCGAGAAAAGAAGCCTGAGCGAACGGCGCGACGTGCAGATGGTGTTCCAGTCACCCGACCGCACGCTCAATCCGCGCCAGCGGATCGGCAGGATCCTCGGCCGTCCGCTGCGGCGGCTCGCCGGCTTTAGCCGCAGCGAGGTGAAGCAGCGTGTCGGCGATCTCCTGGCCTCGGTTCGTCTTGCCGCTACGACCGTCGACCAGAAGCCGAGATCGCTGTCTGGTGGCCAGCGCCAACGGGCGGCGATTGCGCGCGCCTTTGCCGGCGTGCCGAAGCTCGTGGTGTTGGACGAGCCGACCTCTGCGCTCGACGTTTCCGTGCAGGCGACCGTGCTCAATTTGCTCAACGACCTGCAGCGCGACAAGGACACCACCTATCTGTTCATCAGCCACGACCTCAGGGTGGTGCGCTATATGGCCGACAGGATCGGCGTGCTCTATCGCGGCCGGCTGGTCGAGACGGGATCATCCGAGCAGATTTTCCGTGGCCCCAACCACCCCTACACGAAGCTGCTTCTGGCCGCGTCCTCGGATGAGACGGCGCCGAGGGCTCCGGCTCAGCTCCACGTCGCGGCACACGATGCCGAGACCTCCGGATGCTCCTTTGCCGCCCGCTGTCCTGTCGCGCTGCCCGATTGCCGAAAGGCGCAACCACCCGTCAGGCAGGCCGGCGACGGTCATCTGATCGCCTGCTGGAGAGACGCAAGCAGTCTCTGA
- a CDS encoding ROK family transcriptional regulator: MSSKQIVENDVLVSTDLRPNETRALAALFRAGASSRAALARDLGLTRSTTGALVLGLTEAGLARERSDGADDEQDSEGRVGRPGILVEIDGNGGFFLGAYIGVNWIAVVTVDLAGARRASASRAFAGPGSTPEAAVDIIGELVAEIRSQLPAGTRPYGLNVAVPGFPAADGISYHATILGWHGVNLAELLRTAFGADFPILLENDANAVAVAETYRAQPGKDHEDALVILIENGVGGGIINAGRLHRGRLGGAGEIGHLRIGDEGFVFDAKRPGRLESYVGKDALLARYLHISGLRAGVDEFVAALAGGDPAAVATARDWALWFGRGLATLACTLQPERIILSGSVNAVYPFVAEQVEAFLLEFLAEGYPVPTVELSRVGADGPALGAACLLHQAALSGDPQFQLRGLAAR, from the coding sequence ATGTCGAGCAAACAAATTGTGGAGAACGACGTGCTGGTGTCGACCGATCTTCGGCCGAACGAAACGCGGGCACTTGCGGCGCTGTTTCGTGCCGGCGCGTCGAGCCGGGCAGCGCTCGCACGCGATCTCGGCCTGACCCGGTCGACCACCGGCGCCCTGGTGCTGGGGCTGACGGAAGCCGGTCTGGCGCGCGAGCGGTCGGATGGAGCGGATGACGAGCAGGATAGCGAGGGTCGGGTCGGCCGTCCCGGTATCCTGGTCGAGATCGACGGCAATGGCGGCTTCTTCCTTGGCGCTTATATCGGCGTCAACTGGATCGCAGTCGTGACTGTCGACCTTGCCGGCGCGCGGCGTGCGAGCGCCTCTAGGGCATTTGCCGGCCCCGGTAGCACGCCCGAAGCCGCGGTCGACATCATCGGGGAACTCGTCGCCGAGATCCGCTCACAATTGCCTGCGGGCACGCGCCCCTACGGGCTCAATGTCGCCGTGCCCGGCTTCCCCGCCGCCGACGGGATTTCATACCATGCCACCATCCTTGGCTGGCACGGGGTCAATCTGGCGGAGCTTTTGCGCACTGCCTTTGGCGCGGACTTTCCAATCCTCTTGGAAAACGATGCCAATGCCGTGGCGGTGGCCGAGACATACCGGGCGCAGCCGGGCAAGGACCATGAGGATGCTCTGGTCATCCTGATCGAGAACGGCGTTGGCGGCGGCATCATCAATGCCGGCAGGCTGCATCGCGGCCGGCTCGGCGGCGCCGGCGAAATCGGGCATCTGCGCATCGGCGACGAAGGTTTTGTCTTCGACGCGAAGCGCCCGGGCCGACTGGAATCCTATGTCGGCAAGGATGCTTTACTGGCTCGCTATTTGCACATAAGCGGACTGCGCGCCGGCGTGGATGAGTTTGTCGCAGCGCTGGCCGGCGGCGATCCGGCAGCCGTTGCCACCGCGCGCGACTGGGCGCTCTGGTTCGGCCGCGGCCTGGCGACACTTGCCTGCACCTTGCAGCCGGAGCGCATCATCCTCTCCGGCTCCGTCAATGCTGTCTATCCCTTTGTCGCCGAGCAGGTGGAAGCTTTTTTGCTGGAGTTCCTGGCTGAAGGTTACCCCGTTCCTACGGTCGAACTGTCGCGCGTCGGGGCCGACGGTCCGGCATTGGGCGCTGCCTGTCTGCTGCATCAGGCAGCTTTGTCGGGCGATCCGCAATTTCAACTTCGCGGCCTCGCCGCGCGCTAA
- a CDS encoding Gfo/Idh/MocA family oxidoreductase, whose amino-acid sequence MPRKDEKRLRVGVLGCGPIAQAAHFESCTKARNADLHAICDVADDLRDRMAATYAPEKSYADYGQMLADPDLDAVIIATSDIFHVKAAELALDAGKHVLCEKPLGVSVEEVEGLRATLDKSGKVLQVGHMKRFDPGIQAAKAFVDDEMGERLAFKGWYCDSTHRYPMTDAVQPLIITSAKARKPAVNPKADLRQYYMLAHGSHLLDTARHLHRPIEAVEARLTERYGAYCWFVTTIFADGTIGHLDLTVAVRMDWHEGFQIYGQNGSVLAKTYNPWYYKSSEVDIFREADGSWHRTLGADGHFYRRQLEGFADVVLNGAPMIGAGIEDGIASVRGMAAIARSAAAGGRAVRLADVDGVA is encoded by the coding sequence ATGCCTCGCAAAGACGAAAAGCGGCTGCGTGTCGGCGTGCTCGGCTGCGGTCCGATTGCGCAGGCAGCGCATTTCGAATCCTGCACCAAGGCACGCAATGCCGATCTCCATGCCATCTGCGATGTCGCCGACGATCTGCGCGACAGGATGGCCGCGACCTACGCGCCCGAAAAATCCTATGCCGACTACGGCCAGATGCTGGCCGATCCCGACCTCGATGCCGTCATCATCGCGACATCGGACATTTTTCACGTCAAGGCCGCGGAACTGGCGCTCGATGCCGGCAAGCATGTGCTATGCGAAAAGCCGCTGGGCGTTTCGGTCGAGGAGGTCGAAGGCTTGCGGGCCACGCTCGACAAGAGCGGCAAGGTGCTTCAGGTCGGCCATATGAAGCGCTTCGATCCCGGCATCCAGGCGGCAAAGGCTTTCGTCGACGACGAAATGGGCGAGCGGCTGGCGTTCAAAGGCTGGTACTGCGACAGCACCCACCGCTACCCGATGACCGATGCGGTGCAACCGCTGATCATCACCAGCGCCAAGGCGCGCAAGCCTGCCGTCAATCCCAAGGCGGATCTGCGCCAATACTACATGCTGGCGCATGGCAGCCATCTCCTTGATACGGCGCGCCATCTGCACAGGCCGATCGAGGCGGTGGAGGCCCGGCTCACCGAGCGCTATGGCGCCTATTGCTGGTTCGTCACCACCATCTTCGCCGACGGCACGATCGGCCATCTCGACCTGACGGTCGCCGTGCGCATGGACTGGCACGAAGGGTTCCAGATCTACGGCCAGAACGGCAGCGTTCTCGCTAAGACGTATAACCCCTGGTACTACAAGAGCAGCGAGGTCGACATTTTCCGCGAGGCCGATGGCAGTTGGCACCGGACGCTTGGCGCGGATGGCCACTTCTATCGCCGGCAGCTCGAAGGCTTTGCCGATGTCGTGCTGAATGGCGCGCCCATGATCGGCGCCGGCATCGAGGACGGCATCGCCTCGGTCAGGGGCATGGCGGCCATCGCCCGCTCGGCCGCTGCCGGCGGCCGCGCCGTCCGTCTGGCCGATGTCGACGGGGTCGCGTGA
- a CDS encoding sugar phosphate isomerase/epimerase, giving the protein MQLGIFARTFATTGASPVLRAVADAGYRAAQFNMACLGLPPMPDSIERDAVRSVAEASGEAGVSIAAVSGTYNMIHPDRTVRIQGLARLEVLAASCADMGTRLITLCTGTRDAQDQWRWHPDNASEAAWSDLRTEMEAAIAIAERFDIELGIEPELANVLSSARAARRLLDEMNSTRLRIVLDPANLFEVADSAERHRLIDEAIDLLAAEIGMAHAKDRHADGSFAAAGKGVVDFPHFIGRLKAAGFDGPLITHGLTEAEAPGVGAFLRTVLEGSERA; this is encoded by the coding sequence ATGCAGCTTGGGATTTTCGCCAGGACCTTCGCCACCACCGGCGCCTCGCCGGTGCTGCGCGCGGTCGCGGATGCCGGCTATAGGGCGGCGCAGTTCAACATGGCGTGCCTTGGCCTGCCGCCGATGCCGGACAGCATCGAACGCGACGCGGTCCGGTCCGTCGCTGAGGCGAGCGGCGAGGCCGGCGTTTCGATCGCGGCGGTTTCGGGAACCTACAACATGATCCACCCGGATCGCACGGTTCGCATCCAGGGACTCGCCCGGCTTGAGGTACTGGCCGCGTCATGCGCCGATATGGGCACGCGACTGATCACGCTGTGCACCGGCACAAGGGATGCGCAGGATCAGTGGCGCTGGCATCCCGACAATGCAAGCGAGGCGGCGTGGAGCGATCTGCGGACGGAGATGGAAGCGGCGATCGCGATTGCCGAGCGCTTCGACATCGAGCTTGGCATCGAACCGGAACTGGCCAATGTCCTCTCCAGCGCCCGGGCCGCACGCCGCCTGCTGGACGAAATGAACAGCACGCGGCTGCGCATCGTGCTCGACCCGGCCAATCTGTTCGAAGTGGCCGACAGCGCGGAGCGTCATCGCCTCATCGACGAAGCCATCGATCTGCTGGCCGCCGAGATCGGCATGGCCCATGCCAAGGACCGCCATGCCGATGGCAGTTTTGCCGCAGCCGGAAAGGGCGTGGTCGACTTCCCGCATTTCATCGGCCGCCTGAAGGCTGCCGGGTTCGACGGCCCCTTGATCACACATGGCCTGACAGAGGCCGAGGCGCCAGGTGTCGGCGCCTTTCTGCGCACCGTACTGGAAGGAAGCGAGCGCGCGTGA
- a CDS encoding alpha/beta hydrolase: MPEDVEALADALGIGSAVVGGISMGAALALRLAVHRPARVRALVLARPAWVAQAAPENMRPYAVVGDLLMRHSPDARRLFDDSAVAAELARLAPDNLASLQGFFNRPDPVLFGRLLSAIAGDGPGVSEADIRAIAVPTLVIGHDHDLVHRLADAQTLAGLIPSARLCTITAKSQDRAAYRLEFRACLSEFLEPLA; encoded by the coding sequence TTGCCCGAAGACGTCGAAGCGCTGGCCGACGCTCTCGGCATCGGCTCGGCCGTCGTCGGCGGCATCTCGATGGGCGCGGCGCTGGCGCTGCGCCTGGCAGTGCACAGGCCGGCCCGTGTGCGCGCTTTGGTGCTCGCCCGGCCCGCCTGGGTAGCCCAGGCGGCTCCGGAAAATATGAGGCCCTATGCCGTGGTCGGCGATCTCCTGATGCGCCATTCGCCTGACGCCAGGCGTCTGTTCGATGACAGCGCAGTTGCCGCAGAGCTAGCGAGGCTGGCGCCGGACAATCTCGCCAGCCTGCAAGGCTTCTTCAATCGCCCGGACCCGGTTCTGTTCGGTAGGCTGCTTTCGGCGATCGCCGGCGATGGTCCCGGCGTGAGCGAGGCGGACATCCGCGCTATCGCGGTGCCGACTCTTGTCATCGGCCATGACCATGACCTCGTCCATCGCCTGGCCGACGCACAGACGCTGGCCGGACTCATTCCGTCGGCCCGGCTTTGCACCATCACAGCCAAATCGCAGGATCGCGCCGCCTACCGGCTGGAATTCCGCGCCTGTCTTTCGGAATTCCTGGAACCGCTCGCATGA
- a CDS encoding ROK family protein — MTHQTMDDTIAVVEIGGTSVKVGFADHGIPVDFARTYPTAQLRKGAPVAGLADAVTAACRDAGLKPARVVATVPGFIDRDFDTVLHTANIPELNGIRLGTELASRLRVPVRLERDVVLQLLGESVAGAVKRQKEVLAVYLGTGIGAAYLGKDGIFRGGGWALEIGHMPIYRPDESGPPNRVETYASGATLVDLAADYDIPVAELFSATGQPPSLREWLDEIVWQQAVTIATAAALFSPQTILIGGGIVDMKSYPRQALKQRIADSLPHSLVVEPLDIRWAALGWQAAIHGAVLLGAV, encoded by the coding sequence ATGACGCATCAAACGATGGACGACACGATCGCCGTGGTCGAGATCGGCGGCACGTCGGTCAAGGTTGGCTTTGCCGACCACGGCATCCCGGTGGATTTTGCCCGCACCTACCCGACCGCGCAACTGCGCAAGGGCGCGCCTGTGGCGGGGTTGGCCGATGCGGTCACCGCAGCCTGCCGCGATGCCGGGCTCAAACCTGCACGGGTCGTTGCGACGGTGCCTGGGTTCATCGACCGCGACTTCGACACGGTGCTGCACACGGCCAACATTCCCGAGCTGAACGGCATCCGGCTGGGTACGGAACTGGCATCGCGGCTCCGCGTTCCCGTGCGGCTCGAACGCGACGTCGTGCTGCAATTGCTCGGTGAAAGCGTTGCCGGCGCGGTGAAGCGGCAAAAGGAGGTGCTGGCGGTCTATCTCGGCACCGGCATCGGTGCGGCCTATCTCGGCAAGGACGGCATTTTCAGGGGTGGCGGCTGGGCGCTCGAGATCGGCCACATGCCGATCTACCGGCCCGACGAAAGCGGACCGCCAAACCGCGTCGAGACCTACGCCTCAGGGGCAACGCTTGTCGACCTTGCCGCGGACTACGATATCCCGGTTGCCGAGCTGTTTTCGGCAACCGGGCAGCCGCCGTCGCTGCGCGAATGGCTCGATGAGATCGTCTGGCAGCAGGCGGTGACCATCGCAACGGCAGCCGCTTTGTTTTCCCCGCAGACGATCCTGATCGGTGGCGGCATTGTCGACATGAAGTCCTATCCCCGCCAGGCGCTCAAGCAGCGCATCGCGGACAGCCTGCCGCATTCGCTTGTTGTAGAGCCTCTGGACATACGCTGGGCGGCCCTGGGCTGGCAGGCGGCGATCCATGGCGCGGTGCTGCTCGGCGCGGTGTGA